Proteins from one Megalops cyprinoides isolate fMegCyp1 chromosome 11, fMegCyp1.pri, whole genome shotgun sequence genomic window:
- the LOC118786207 gene encoding OX-2 membrane glycoprotein-like, with translation MVATLRGVSGKVTAPSSVQAQLNLPFTLGCNLTTRRGDVLKQVRWLDGQNTTLLTYVPGQPATIGDHRVEQATMRRHTTAITIKRVGPKDEGCYRCTFDIQPGGMQEGRTCLTVTATVSAEGNRTARSGTLVTLSCRYGLPQKVLQVLWRKVSGRGQAGDVASYGQRGDPVIEEPLRGRVALSHTLGESRLHIWGARPDDEGCYTCEFHSLSEGSKSAVACLTIYVLPRPQMSYRTTAQGAIEANCTALARPPAEIVWNVEGDNRTLGPPVTTSVAQEDGTTLVVSTLTVQAALLRDKSVKCLVHHRGLESPISISMNTKLVTALAILISVTSGATLLLVSMCICLFKCVLRKDS, from the exons ATGGTGGCAACACTGCGag GTGTTTCAGGTAAGGTCACCGCTCCCTCGAGCGTGCAGGCCCAGCTTAACCTCCCCTTCACCCTGGGCTGCAACCTGACGACGCGGAGGGGTGATGTCCTGAAGCAGGTGCGGTGGCTGGACGGCCAGAACACCACGCTCCTGACGTACGTGCCGGGCCAGCCCGCCACCATTGGCGACCACCGCGTGGAGCAGGCGACGATGCGCCGGCACACCACCGCCATCACCATCAAACGGGTGGGTCCCAAGGACGAGGGCTGCTACCGCTGCACATTTGACATCCAGCCAGGGGGCATGCAGGAGGGACGGACTTGCCTGACCGTCACAG CGACGGTGAGCGCAGAGGGGAACAGGACGGCGCGGAGTGGGACGCTGGTCACCCTGTCCTGCAGGTACGGCCTGCCCCAGAAagtgctgcaggtgctgtggAGGAAGGTGTCAGGGCGGGGCCAGGCAGGCGACGTGGCCTCGTACGGCCAGCGGGGGGACCCCGTGATCGAGGAGCCGCTGCGGGGGCGCGTGGCGCTCAGCCACACGCTGGGAGAGTCCCGGCTGCACATCTGGGGCGCGCGGCCGGACGACGAAGGCTGCTACACCTGCGAGTTCCACTCCCTCTCCGAGGGCAGCAAGAGCGCCGTGGCCTGCCTCACCATCTACG TTCTGCCCCGACCCCAGATGAGCTACAGGACTACGGCACAGGGGGCGATCGAGGCCAACTGCACTGCGCTGGCGCGGCCCCCGGCGGAGATCGTCTGGAACGTGGAGGGGGACAACCGGACGCTGGGCCCGCCCGTGACCACGTCCGTCGCGCAGGAAGATGGGACCACCCTAGTGGTCAGCACCCTGACCGTGCAGGCCGCGCTCCTCAGGGACAAGTCTGTCAAGTGCCTGGTGCACCACCGTGGCCTGGAGTCgcccatctccatctccatgaACACCAAGT TGGTGACAGCCCTTGCCATCCTCATCTCAGTGACCAGCGGTGCCACGCTGCTCCTCGTCTCCATGTGCATCTGCCTGTTCAAGTGCGTCCTGCGCAAGGACA GTTGA
- the LOC118785507 gene encoding glycogen synthase kinase-3 beta-like isoform X1: MSGRPRTTSFAESCKPVPQPSAFGSMKVSRDKDGSKVTTVVATPGQGPDRPQEVSYTDTKVIGNGSFGVVYQAKLCDSGELVAIKKVLQDKRFKNRELQIMRKLDHCNIVRLRYFFYSSGDKKDEVYLNLVLDYVPETVYRVARHYSRAKQTLPMVYVKLYMYQLFRSLAYIHSFGICHRDIKPQNLLLDPETAVLKLCDFGSAKQLVRGEPNVSYICSRYYRAPELIFGATDYTSSIDVWSAGCVLAELLLGQPIFPGDSGVDQLVEIIKVLGTPTREQIREMNPNYTEFKFPQIKAHPWTKVSLQVFRPRTPPEAIALCSRLLEYTPTARLTPLEACAHSFFDELRDPSIKLPNGREAPSLFNFTTQELSSNPSLASILIPAHARNQAGATAPANASATSDANIGDCGQSTNAASASASNT, from the exons GGGACAAAGATGGCAGCAAGGTGACCACGGTGGTGGCCACGCCGGGCCAGGGCCCTGACCGGCCACAGGAGGTCAGCTACACGGACACCAAGGTGATCGGGAATGGCTCCTTCGGCGTGGTCTACCAGGCCAAGCTGTGCGACTCCGGGGAGCTGGTGGCCATCAAGAAGGTGCTGCAGGACAAGAGGTTCAAG AACCGTGAGCTTCAGATCATGAGGAAGCTGGACCACTGCAACATCGTGCGCCTGCGATACTTCTTCTACTCCAGCGGGGACAAG AAAGATGAGGTGTACCTGAACCTGGTGCTGGACTATGTCCCTGAGACGGTGTACCGAGTGGCCCGACACTACAGCCGAGCCAAGCAGACCCTCCCCATGGTCTACGTCAAG CTGTACATGTACCAGCTGTTCCGGAGTCTGGCGTACATCCACTCCTTCGGGATCTGCCATCGGGACATCAAGCCCCAGAACCTGCTGCTGGACCCGGAGACGGCCGTCCTCAAGCTGTGTGACTTTGGGAG TGCGAAGCAGCTGGTGCGCGGGGAGCCCAACGTGTCCTACATCTGCTCCCGCTACTACAGAGCCCCCGAGCTCATCTTCGGAGCCACAGACTACACCTCCAGCATAG ACGTGTGGTCCGCTGGCTGCGTGCTAGCGGAGCTGTTGCTAGGGCAGCCCATATTTCCTGGCGACAGTGGAGTCGATCAGCTGGTCGAGATCATCAAG GTCTTGGGGACCCCCACAAGGGAACAGATCCGCGAGATGAACCCCAACTACACCGAGTTCAAGTTCCCGCAGATCAAGGCACACCCGTGGACTAAGGTGAGTCTGCAG GTGTTCCGGCCACGCACGCCCCCGGAGGCCATCGCCCTGTGCTCTCGGCTGCTGGAGTACACGCCCACGGCCCGCCTCACCCCGCTGGAGGCCTGCGCGCACTCCTTCTTCGATGAGCTGCGGGACCCCAGCATCAAGCTGCCCAACGGCCGCGAGGCACCTTCACTCTTCAACTTCACCACCCAAG AACTTTCCAGTAATCCATCCCTGGCCTCCATCCTCATCCCCGCCCACGCCCGGAACCAGGCTGGAGCCACCGCCCCTGCAAACGCCTCTGCCACTTCAG ATGCCAACATTGGAGATTGCGGTCAGAGCACTAACGCAGCCTCTGCGTCGGCTTCCAACACCTGA
- the LOC118785507 gene encoding glycogen synthase kinase-3 beta-like isoform X2 has product MSGRPRTTSFAESCKPVPQPSAFGSMKVSRDKDGSKVTTVVATPGQGPDRPQEVSYTDTKVIGNGSFGVVYQAKLCDSGELVAIKKVLQDKRFKNRELQIMRKLDHCNIVRLRYFFYSSGDKKDEVYLNLVLDYVPETVYRVARHYSRAKQTLPMVYVKLYMYQLFRSLAYIHSFGICHRDIKPQNLLLDPETAVLKLCDFGSAKQLVRGEPNVSYICSRYYRAPELIFGATDYTSSIDVWSAGCVLAELLLGQPIFPGDSGVDQLVEIIKVLGTPTREQIREMNPNYTEFKFPQIKAHPWTKVFRPRTPPEAIALCSRLLEYTPTARLTPLEACAHSFFDELRDPSIKLPNGREAPSLFNFTTQELSSNPSLASILIPAHARNQAGATAPANASATSDANIGDCGQSTNAASASASNT; this is encoded by the exons GGGACAAAGATGGCAGCAAGGTGACCACGGTGGTGGCCACGCCGGGCCAGGGCCCTGACCGGCCACAGGAGGTCAGCTACACGGACACCAAGGTGATCGGGAATGGCTCCTTCGGCGTGGTCTACCAGGCCAAGCTGTGCGACTCCGGGGAGCTGGTGGCCATCAAGAAGGTGCTGCAGGACAAGAGGTTCAAG AACCGTGAGCTTCAGATCATGAGGAAGCTGGACCACTGCAACATCGTGCGCCTGCGATACTTCTTCTACTCCAGCGGGGACAAG AAAGATGAGGTGTACCTGAACCTGGTGCTGGACTATGTCCCTGAGACGGTGTACCGAGTGGCCCGACACTACAGCCGAGCCAAGCAGACCCTCCCCATGGTCTACGTCAAG CTGTACATGTACCAGCTGTTCCGGAGTCTGGCGTACATCCACTCCTTCGGGATCTGCCATCGGGACATCAAGCCCCAGAACCTGCTGCTGGACCCGGAGACGGCCGTCCTCAAGCTGTGTGACTTTGGGAG TGCGAAGCAGCTGGTGCGCGGGGAGCCCAACGTGTCCTACATCTGCTCCCGCTACTACAGAGCCCCCGAGCTCATCTTCGGAGCCACAGACTACACCTCCAGCATAG ACGTGTGGTCCGCTGGCTGCGTGCTAGCGGAGCTGTTGCTAGGGCAGCCCATATTTCCTGGCGACAGTGGAGTCGATCAGCTGGTCGAGATCATCAAG GTCTTGGGGACCCCCACAAGGGAACAGATCCGCGAGATGAACCCCAACTACACCGAGTTCAAGTTCCCGCAGATCAAGGCACACCCGTGGACTAAG GTGTTCCGGCCACGCACGCCCCCGGAGGCCATCGCCCTGTGCTCTCGGCTGCTGGAGTACACGCCCACGGCCCGCCTCACCCCGCTGGAGGCCTGCGCGCACTCCTTCTTCGATGAGCTGCGGGACCCCAGCATCAAGCTGCCCAACGGCCGCGAGGCACCTTCACTCTTCAACTTCACCACCCAAG AACTTTCCAGTAATCCATCCCTGGCCTCCATCCTCATCCCCGCCCACGCCCGGAACCAGGCTGGAGCCACCGCCCCTGCAAACGCCTCTGCCACTTCAG ATGCCAACATTGGAGATTGCGGTCAGAGCACTAACGCAGCCTCTGCGTCGGCTTCCAACACCTGA